One genomic segment of Helianthus annuus cultivar XRQ/B chromosome 14, HanXRQr2.0-SUNRISE, whole genome shotgun sequence includes these proteins:
- the LOC118486407 gene encoding zinc finger BED domain-containing protein DAYSLEEPER-like, which yields MLRKKSQQDMYLEEARLDRKEELDILQYWKNNQGRYPQLSLMARDILSIPITTVASESSFSIGGRVLSKYRSSLLSSNVEALLCTRDWLFDLEDDENKNDIEEGLAEDIESLYPTYDDSHV from the exons ATGTTGAGAAAAAAATCACAACAAGACATGTATTTGGAGGAGGCTCGACTTGATAGAAAAGAAGAACTTGACATTTTACAGTATTGGAAGAATAATCAAGGGAGATATCCTCAATTGTCTCTCATGGCTCGTGATATATTGAGCATCCCAATCACTACCGTTGCCTCAGAATCATCTTTTAGTATTGGGGGTCGGGTTCTAAGTAAATATCGATCTTCATTACTCTCATCGAATGTTGAGGCTTTGCTATGCACTCGTGATTGGTTGTTTGATTTAGAAG ATGATGAAAACAAGAATGATATCGAGGAAGGACTTGCAGAAGATATTGAATCATTGTATCCAACATATGATGATAGCCACGTTTAG